From the Micromonospora echinofusca genome, the window ACGCCGCCGGCATGGTGGCCGTGCTGGAGGTCGGCGACCCGGCCGATCTGCTCGGCGACGCTCCCCGCGCGCTGCCCGTCCCGGCGTCGCTGCTGCCGGCCGCCGCGTCGGACGGTCCCCCGGTCCGGCTCCAGCTCCTGCTGACGGGCTCGCCGGCGCCGACGGTCGGCGCGGGTGGTGGCGCGGTCGCCACCTCGTACCGGCAGCTCACCGACGGGCGGCTCGCGGGCCGGGAGCGGGCCGTGCTCGCCGTGCGGGTGCTGCGCGCCGAGGGCTGGACCGCGGAGGAGCTGCGGCGGGCGCTCTCCGGGACGGTGCGCCGGATCGCCCGCCGGATCGGGCCCGTCACCGCCCGCCCGCTGGGCGAGCACGCCACGCTGCGGGTGCTGGCGGAGCTGGCCCACCACGACGACCACCCCGCGCAGGAGACCTGGCAGGCGGTCCGGGCCGGCGACCTGCTCCAGACCACGTTCCGGCTGCGCCGCTGGCCCGACGCGCGTGGCGACGCCGGTCGGCGGCTGGTGTCCCGGCTGCTCGCGCTGCCCGCGACGGCGACCACCGTCTCGCTCGGCGTGGGGCCGTGGGCCGGCGCCGACCCCGCGTCGGCGCCGACCGAGCTGGCCGTACGACTGGCCGCCGCCACCCCGGCGGAGCTCTCGATCGCGGCGCAGGCGCTGCGCCGGCTGGTGGCCGAGGTGGGCGGCGAGGTGCACCGGCTCGACGGCGCGCAGCTCGACGGGCTGGCCGGCACGCTGCCGCTCGCGGCGGCGGGCGCGTCGGGTCCGGGTCCGGCGCCCGACGGCCTGGAGCTGGCCCTCGGCGAGGCGGGGCTGATGGTCGGCGCCAACCGGCACGGCGGCGCGGTGACCGTCCGGCTGTTCCGGCCGGAGAGCACCCGGGTGATGCTGGTCGGCGGGGTGCGCGCGGCGCAGCTGGTGGCGGTGCGGGCCATGGCGCTCGGCGCCCGGGTGGTGGTGCAGACCGCCCGCCCGCGCGCGTGGGAGCCGTTCGTCCGGGGCGTCGGCGCCCCCGGCACGATGATTCCGGTGGTGCCGCCCGGCCGTCCCGTGGGCGAGCCGGGTTCGCCGCTACGTCCGCTGCTGGTGGTGGTCGACGCCGGTGCCACGCCCGCCGAGACGGAGCCGGGCTCGGCGTGGCGGACGACGTTGCTCGTACGCGACGAGCTGACCCCCGCCGACGCCGACGCGCTGGGCCGCGCCGACCTGGCCCTGCTGCAACCGCTCGACGCGGCCGAGGCCGCCGTGGCGGGCGGCGCGCTGGGGCTCGGCGCGTCGGCGGAGTGGCTGACCCGGATCCGGGACGACATGGTGGCGGTGGTCAACCGGCGGGCGTTGCGCTGGGCGCTGCTCTCCCCCACCCCGATCGAGTCGCAGCTGATCGGCCGCCCCTCCCGTCGATGAGCGGCGATCTCGCGGCTTCCGCACGTTGTCCGTCCGTGGCACGATCCCGGCCATGGGTTTCCTCAAAGGTCTGCTGATCCGGCTGGGCAGCACGGCGCTGGCCTTCTGGCTGGCCACGCTGCTCATCCCGGGCATCACCCTGGATTCGGCGTCCGCCAGCGAGACGGTCGTCACGCTGGTCCTCGTCGCGGTGATCTTCGGCGTGGTCAACGCGGTGCTCCAGCCGATCATCAAGACGGTCGGCTGCGGCTTCTACCTGCTGACCCTCGGGCTGATCGCGCTGGTGGTCAACGGGCTGTTGTTCCTGCTCACGAGCTGGATCGCCGACCAGGCCGGGCTGCCCTTCCACGTCGACGGCTTCTGGCCGGAGGCGGTGCTCGGCGCGCTGTTCGTCGGCATCGTGACCTGGATCCTCGGCGCCGTCCTCGACCGGGACTGACGGGGCCGACCAGCGGCGGGCCGCGAACCAGGTGGGCGGGCCGCGACCAGAGGGCGGGAATTGGCCGCTGTCCGATGCGGGTGGCCGGGTTAGCGTCGCGGCATGTTCACCCTGACCCGCGCCGACGGCTACCTGCTCAGCACCGACCCGGACCGAATCGACCTGGGCCTCGTGCACCACTGGCTCTCCACGGACGCGTACTGGGCGATCGGGCGGGACCGGGAGACGGTGGCCCGGGCGTTCGCCGGGTCGGTGCCGTTCGGCGTCTACCGCCCCGGTGACGGCCGGCAGGTCGCGGTCGCCCGCGTGGTCACCGACGGGGCCACCTTCGGCTGGCTCTGCGACGTCTACGTCGATCCCGGTGAGCGCGGCCGGGGGCTGGGCACGTGGCTGGCCGGCGCGGTCCGCGACCACCTCGCCGCCCTGGGCGTACGCCGGATCCTGCTGGCCACCGCCGACGCCCACGCGGTGTACGCGAAGGTCGGGTTCGCCCCGATGACGGATCCGCACCGCTGGATGCAGCTCGACCAGCGGGAGCAGCCCGTGAGCCGGGTCACCGGCAAGGATCCGGACGGCCGGTCGCCCCTTACGGTGGACGCGTGACGCCACTCCGCCTCGGCTACCTCTACGGCTTCATCGCGTACCTGCTCTGGGGGTTCTTCCCGCTCTACCTGCGGCTGCTGCGCCCGGCGGGGTCGATCGAGATCCTGGCCCACCGCATCGTCTGGTCGGTGGTGTTCGTCGCCCTGCTGCTGGGTGCGCTGCGCAACGTCGGTTTCCTGCGGGCGCTGCTGCGCCGGCCCCGGGCGCTGGCCGGCATCGGCGTCGCCGCCGCGCTGATCGCGGTGAACTGGGGCACCTACATCTACGGCGTGAACTCCGACCGGGTCGTGGAGACCGCCCTCGGCTACTTCATCAACCCGCTGGTGGTGGTGCTGCTGGGCGTCACCGTGCTGCGCGAGCGGCTGCGCCCCACGCAGTGGGTGGCCCTCGGCATCGGCGGCCTGGCCGTGGCCGTG encodes:
- the eccE gene encoding type VII secretion protein EccE, which translates into the protein MSRRVTGRGGAVTVTTGAGPHRPAPGPGPGPAAPALVPAAPGSAGPPGPGGVVAGAPTSRVAPPAAWIPAGRRGGAGVRAGQVVATQVAVAAVVAAAGRGVLATMAAVGVAALLLPVAWVRLRGRWLFEWLTTGLGYATRRRALPPAAGPTALLDLVDPGAVVRPAELAGAPAAVLDDAAGMVAVLEVGDPADLLGDAPRALPVPASLLPAAASDGPPVRLQLLLTGSPAPTVGAGGGAVATSYRQLTDGRLAGRERAVLAVRVLRAEGWTAEELRRALSGTVRRIARRIGPVTARPLGEHATLRVLAELAHHDDHPAQETWQAVRAGDLLQTTFRLRRWPDARGDAGRRLVSRLLALPATATTVSLGVGPWAGADPASAPTELAVRLAAATPAELSIAAQALRRLVAEVGGEVHRLDGAQLDGLAGTLPLAAAGASGPGPAPDGLELALGEAGLMVGANRHGGAVTVRLFRPESTRVMLVGGVRAAQLVAVRAMALGARVVVQTARPRAWEPFVRGVGAPGTMIPVVPPGRPVGEPGSPLRPLLVVVDAGATPAETEPGSAWRTTLLVRDELTPADADALGRADLALLQPLDAAEAAVAGGALGLGASAEWLTRIRDDMVAVVNRRALRWALLSPTPIESQLIGRPSRR
- a CDS encoding phage holin family protein; the protein is MGFLKGLLIRLGSTALAFWLATLLIPGITLDSASASETVVTLVLVAVIFGVVNAVLQPIIKTVGCGFYLLTLGLIALVVNGLLFLLTSWIADQAGLPFHVDGFWPEAVLGALFVGIVTWILGAVLDRD
- a CDS encoding GNAT family N-acetyltransferase; translation: MFTLTRADGYLLSTDPDRIDLGLVHHWLSTDAYWAIGRDRETVARAFAGSVPFGVYRPGDGRQVAVARVVTDGATFGWLCDVYVDPGERGRGLGTWLAGAVRDHLAALGVRRILLATADAHAVYAKVGFAPMTDPHRWMQLDQREQPVSRVTGKDPDGRSPLTVDA